GTCAGCGGGGGCGTACCCGTTCCCGGCCCGGCATCACGTCCGACGTGGAACTCGCCCTGATCGAGGCACGGGCCACGGCGGGCGTGCCGGGTGCGCCGAGGAACCGGAGGCACGGCAAAAGTTTCGAAACTTTTATCGACATAACCTGCGACACAGGGCCACTTAGAACCCATCGACGAAGGGAAGTGCTGGTCATCGAGGTGAATTGATGCAGTTCAGCGGAGTGATTGTGTTTCGTGGAGATGTCGATACTATCGGCGTCATGTGTCGACTGACGTTGGCGAGGCCCACGACCACCCCGGGACGGTCGGGCGCCGCGGTCTCCAAGGTCGTCAACCGCCAGTGCCACGTCGGCCCGGCGGCCGGGCGCCCACCGGAGCCCTCGGCGCAGCACCACGACCCCACCGGCCCGCTCCGCCCCGTGCCGCTGGTGGAACTCGTCCTCCCCGTGCTCAACAGCGCCTGGGCCATGGAGGTCATGCGCGGCGTGGTGGACTCCGGCCTGGACGTGGTCATGTCCTCGGCGGCCGGCCGCGGCCCGTCGTTCGCCGGTGGGCTCGTCGAGGCCGGTCGGGCCGGTGTGCTGCTGGTGCTGTGCCCGCTCAGCGCCGCCGAGCGGCACGTGTTCGCCCGCGCCGGGATGCCGGTCGTGCTCATCGACCCGGTCGACGCGGCCCACCCCGACCTGCCGAGCGTCGCCGCGGCCAACCGGACCGGCGGCGTCACGGCCGCCAAGCACCTGCTCTCGCTCGGGCACCGCCGGATCGGCGTCGTCGGCGGCCCGCGCCACCTGCTGTGCGGGGACGCCCGCCTGGACGGCTTCCGCACCGCCCTGGGGCGGGCGGGCGTCGCCCTCGACCCCGCGCTGGTGCGCCACGCCGACTTCAGCCGCGAGGGCGCCTACCGGGAGGCGCGCGACCTGCTCACCGCACCCCACCGCCCCACCGCGGTCTTCGCGGCCAACGACGAGCAGGCCCTGGGCGTCCTCGACGCGGCCCGCGCCGCCGGCCTCTCGGTGCCCGGCGACCTGAGCGTCGTCGGCTTCGACGACCTGCCCGCCGCCGAGTGGTCCTCACCGGCCCTGACCACCGTCCGCCAGCCCCTCGCGGAGATGGGCAGGCACGCGGGGTGGGTGCTGGCCGACCTGATCGCGGGCC
This portion of the Saccharothrix syringae genome encodes:
- a CDS encoding substrate-binding domain-containing protein — protein: MCRLTLARPTTTPGRSGAAVSKVVNRQCHVGPAAGRPPEPSAQHHDPTGPLRPVPLVELVLPVLNSAWAMEVMRGVVDSGLDVVMSSAAGRGPSFAGGLVEAGRAGVLLVLCPLSAAERHVFARAGMPVVLIDPVDAAHPDLPSVAAANRTGGVTAAKHLLSLGHRRIGVVGGPRHLLCGDARLDGFRTALGRAGVALDPALVRHADFSREGAYREARDLLTAPHRPTAVFAANDEQALGVLDAARAAGLSVPGDLSVVGFDDLPAAEWSSPALTTVRQPLAEMGRHAGWVLADLIAGRAPEAARVELATELVVRSSTGQPRVP